One window from the genome of Pseudomonas frederiksbergensis encodes:
- a CDS encoding sensor domain-containing diguanylate cyclase, which produces MLGRKQPEPRIESPDQAFSPQAARAGAAFRLTVSFMLVVILVFLAVEGWRTWRDYRAAFASARDSVTNLARATAQHAEDTIRQVDVVTAALAERVEGDGLQNMDIPRIHKLLVQQAEIMPQLHGLFIYGPDGQWLATDKEVIPEMANNADRDYFQYHRTHADRGVRIGDVVKSRSTNDLIIPISRRLNNPDGSFAGVMLGTVKVSYFVDYYGDFKIDGKGALVLAKRNGTILVRRPFVASVIGKSLVNSVIFREHLPTSNQGVAEARAVVDDTERLYGYRALTTYPLVVETGLSRESIVAPWRRDLLKTSLVLVFLIAILVGFGLIVLSQLRHRMTMEQQIRSAHQAMRDMALTDSLTGLGNRRRLDIALADELRLAKRQGSALALIMLDVDYFKRFNDKYGHAAGDDCLRAIAGAIGQTIKRPGDLAVRYGGEEFTVLLPNTDGPGAAKVAQQILEAVRALNIEHGDHPLGIVTISAGITTCQPSSEDASPAMLIKAADAFLYLAKNTGRNRWCSAGASQG; this is translated from the coding sequence ATGCTCGGACGCAAACAGCCAGAGCCCAGGATTGAAAGCCCCGATCAAGCCTTTTCCCCGCAAGCGGCGAGAGCCGGGGCGGCGTTTCGGCTGACTGTGAGCTTCATGCTGGTGGTGATTCTGGTGTTCCTGGCGGTCGAAGGCTGGCGAACCTGGCGTGACTATCGTGCAGCGTTCGCGTCCGCCCGCGATTCGGTGACCAACCTGGCACGGGCAACCGCCCAACACGCCGAAGACACCATTCGACAAGTCGACGTCGTCACCGCCGCCCTCGCCGAACGCGTCGAAGGCGATGGCTTGCAGAACATGGACATCCCGCGCATCCATAAACTGCTGGTCCAGCAGGCCGAGATCATGCCGCAGTTGCACGGGCTGTTCATCTACGGCCCCGACGGCCAATGGTTGGCGACCGACAAGGAAGTGATCCCGGAAATGGCCAACAATGCCGACCGCGATTACTTCCAGTACCACCGTACCCACGCGGATCGAGGCGTTCGCATCGGCGATGTCGTCAAGAGCCGATCCACCAACGACCTGATCATTCCCATCTCCCGTCGTTTGAACAATCCCGATGGCTCGTTCGCCGGGGTGATGCTCGGAACGGTCAAGGTCAGTTATTTCGTCGATTACTACGGCGACTTCAAGATTGACGGCAAAGGCGCACTGGTCCTGGCCAAGCGCAATGGAACGATCCTGGTGCGCCGCCCTTTCGTCGCTTCGGTGATCGGCAAGAGCCTGGTCAACAGCGTGATCTTCCGGGAGCATTTGCCCACCTCCAATCAGGGCGTCGCCGAAGCCAGGGCGGTTGTCGACGACACCGAGCGCCTGTATGGCTATCGGGCGCTGACGACTTACCCGCTGGTGGTGGAAACCGGGCTGTCCCGGGAATCGATCGTCGCCCCCTGGCGTCGCGACCTGCTCAAGACCAGCCTGGTGCTGGTGTTCCTGATCGCCATCCTGGTGGGTTTCGGGCTCATCGTCTTGAGCCAGTTGCGCCACCGCATGACCATGGAACAGCAAATCCGCAGCGCCCACCAGGCCATGCGGGACATGGCCCTGACCGACAGTCTGACCGGCCTGGGCAACCGTCGGCGGCTGGACATCGCCCTGGCCGATGAGCTGCGCCTGGCCAAGCGCCAGGGTTCTGCCCTGGCGTTGATCATGCTCGACGTCGATTACTTCAAGCGCTTCAACGACAAATACGGTCATGCCGCCGGTGACGACTGCCTGCGCGCGATTGCCGGGGCGATCGGACAGACGATCAAGCGCCCGGGAGACCTGGCGGTCCGCTACGGTGGCGAAGAGTTCACCGTGTTGCTGCCCAACACCGACGGCCCAGGCGCCGCCAAGGTCGCACAGCAGATCCTCGAAGCCGTCCGGGCCTTGAACATCGAACATGGCGACCATCCCCTGGGCATCGTCACCATCAGCGCGGGCATCACCACCTGCCAGCCGAGCAGCGAGGACGCGAGCCCCGCCATGCTGATCAAGGCTGCCGACGCGTTCCTGTACCTGGCGAAGAACACCGGGCGCAACCGCTGGTGCAGCGCCGGCGCCTCCCAGGGCTGA
- a CDS encoding metallophosphoesterase family protein gives MKVGVISDTHGLLRPEALDALQGCERIIHAGDIGSPQILEALASIGELYVVRGNNDLADDWARQLADCLQFDLAGWQVLLVHDIADVPAKLNPDVRLVITGHSHKPLIEWRGERLYLNPGSAGRRRFKLPVTLALLEISEQRIEPRIVPLLP, from the coding sequence ATGAAAGTTGGCGTCATTTCCGATACCCACGGCTTGCTGCGCCCCGAAGCATTGGATGCACTGCAAGGCTGCGAGCGGATCATTCATGCCGGTGATATTGGCAGCCCGCAGATCCTGGAAGCCCTGGCATCCATCGGCGAGCTTTACGTGGTACGGGGAAACAATGATTTGGCTGATGATTGGGCGAGACAGCTCGCCGATTGCCTGCAATTCGACCTCGCTGGATGGCAGGTGCTGCTGGTCCATGACATCGCCGATGTGCCGGCGAAGCTCAATCCGGATGTGAGATTGGTGATCACCGGCCATTCCCACAAGCCGCTGATCGAGTGGCGGGGCGAGCGGCTCTACCTCAACCCCGGCAGCGCCGGCCGGCGGCGGTTCAAGCTGCCGGTGACGCTGGCATTGCTGGAGATCAGCGAACAGCGAATCGAGCCGCGGATCGTGCCGTTGCTGCCGTGA
- a CDS encoding sugar phosphate isomerase/epimerase: MKIALDPYMHRHLSLPDLCRKTAELGYEYLELSPREDFLPWWVRPRAHKERIAEFKKALSDHDLQLASLLPMYRWASPHEDERRAAVNYWKEAIQVAVEMGCTTMNSEFGRGPSPDRGHKVSCCGGVHSHESSEAAWWRSMEELVPILESEGVTLNVEPHPEDWCETLHPALDMLKTIGSDNVKFLYCTPHTFYFGDDMQAMIAEAGSMIAHVHIADTYNHKASSGLRYIVNPPGAKVTVHQHMDMHQGEIDWDQFFGALAKTGFDGIVTACVFGWEERADESGRFMRQEIQAYVDKYFR, encoded by the coding sequence ATGAAAATCGCCCTCGATCCCTACATGCACCGCCACCTGAGCCTGCCGGACCTCTGCCGCAAGACCGCCGAGCTCGGCTACGAATACCTCGAGCTGTCGCCACGGGAAGATTTCCTGCCGTGGTGGGTTCGCCCGCGGGCCCACAAGGAACGCATCGCCGAATTCAAGAAGGCCCTGAGCGACCACGATTTGCAACTGGCTTCGCTGCTACCCATGTACCGCTGGGCCAGCCCGCACGAGGACGAGCGCCGGGCTGCGGTGAACTATTGGAAGGAAGCGATCCAGGTCGCCGTGGAGATGGGCTGCACCACGATGAACTCGGAATTCGGCCGCGGACCGTCGCCGGATCGCGGGCATAAGGTCAGTTGCTGTGGCGGCGTGCACAGCCATGAGTCGAGCGAAGCGGCCTGGTGGCGTTCGATGGAGGAATTGGTGCCGATCCTCGAATCCGAAGGCGTCACGCTCAACGTCGAGCCCCATCCGGAGGACTGGTGCGAGACGCTGCACCCGGCCCTGGACATGCTCAAGACCATTGGCTCGGACAACGTCAAGTTCCTCTACTGCACGCCCCACACGTTCTACTTCGGCGATGACATGCAAGCCATGATTGCCGAAGCCGGGTCGATGATCGCCCATGTGCACATCGCCGACACCTACAACCACAAGGCGTCCTCCGGCCTGCGCTACATCGTCAACCCACCCGGAGCGAAAGTAACGGTGCACCAGCACATGGACATGCACCAGGGCGAGATCGACTGGGACCAATTCTTCGGCGCGCTGGCCAAGACCGGCTTCGACGGCATCGTCACCGCGTGCGTGTTCGGCTGGGAGGAACGGGCCGATGAATCCGGACGCTTCATGCGCCAGGAGATCCAGGCCTACGTCGACAAATACTTCAGGTAG
- a CDS encoding Gfo/Idh/MocA family protein: protein MINGSNILARPLRWAMVGGGEHSQIGYIHRSAALRDRNFELVAAALDIDPERGRAFGQRLGIDPARCYPDYLSLFELEAQRPDGIEAVSIATPNGTHYAITRAALEAGLHVVCEKPLCFTLDEAEALRDLAKAKGRIVGLTYGYAGHQLIEQARAMIVAHELGEIRMVHMQFAHGFHSAPVEAQNQATQWRVDPRQAGPSYVLGDVGTHPLYLSKVMLPEFRIKRLMCSRQSFVASRAPLEDNAYTLMEYESGAMGMVWSSAVNAGSMHGQKIRVIGSRASLEWWDERPNQLSFEIQGQPAQTLERGMGYLHPDALQDDRIGGGHPEGLFEGWSNLYRRFALAMDAANRGDTETLAALRYPDIDAGVDGVRWVERCVESANNDSTWIAY from the coding sequence ATGATCAATGGCAGCAACATCCTTGCACGCCCCCTCCGCTGGGCCATGGTCGGCGGCGGCGAACACAGCCAGATTGGCTACATCCACCGCTCGGCCGCCCTGCGCGACCGCAACTTCGAACTGGTTGCCGCCGCGCTGGACATCGACCCCGAGCGTGGCCGGGCCTTCGGCCAACGGCTGGGGATCGACCCGGCGCGCTGTTATCCGGACTACCTGAGCCTGTTCGAGCTGGAAGCGCAGCGGCCCGACGGCATCGAGGCGGTGTCGATCGCCACCCCCAACGGCACTCACTACGCCATTACTCGCGCGGCCCTTGAAGCCGGCTTGCATGTGGTCTGCGAAAAACCGCTGTGCTTCACCCTCGACGAGGCCGAGGCGCTGCGGGACCTGGCGAAAGCCAAGGGCCGCATCGTCGGCCTCACCTACGGCTATGCCGGGCACCAGTTGATCGAGCAGGCGCGGGCGATGATCGTCGCCCACGAGCTGGGGGAGATTCGCATGGTGCACATGCAGTTCGCCCACGGTTTCCATAGCGCACCGGTAGAGGCGCAGAACCAGGCGACGCAATGGCGCGTCGACCCGCGCCAGGCAGGGCCCAGCTATGTGTTGGGCGACGTGGGCACGCATCCGCTGTACCTGTCCAAAGTCATGCTGCCCGAGTTCCGAATCAAGCGCCTGATGTGCAGCCGGCAAAGCTTCGTCGCCAGCCGCGCCCCGCTGGAGGACAACGCCTACACCTTGATGGAATACGAAAGCGGCGCGATGGGCATGGTCTGGTCCAGCGCGGTGAACGCCGGCTCGATGCACGGCCAGAAGATCCGCGTGATCGGGTCCCGGGCGAGCCTGGAATGGTGGGACGAACGCCCGAACCAGCTGAGTTTCGAAATCCAGGGCCAACCCGCGCAAACCCTCGAGCGCGGCATGGGCTACTTGCATCCCGACGCGCTGCAAGACGATCGCATCGGTGGCGGCCACCCCGAAGGGCTGTTCGAAGGCTGGTCCAATCTTTATCGCCGCTTCGCCCTCGCCATGGACGCTGCCAACCGTGGCGACACCGAGACGCTGGCCGCGCTGCGTTATCCCGATATCGACGCCGGCGTGGACGGCGTGCGCTGGGTCGAGCGTTGCGTGGAATCGGCTAATAACGATTCAACCTGGATCGCCTACTAA
- a CDS encoding TIM barrel protein, whose product MAIHICTAPCCWGVDDIKNPFLPPWQRVLGEAAEAGYRGIELGPCGYLPLEAETLSPALSEHGLHIVAGTIFDDLVSPANLPELLRQAHAICGLLKQLPPIEPQPGQRFGGPYLVIIDWGHEERDYAAGHSDRAPRLDDARWNAMMAHIRAVADIAWHAYGIRAVIHPHAGGHIEFADELARLVDDIPHDVAGLCLDTGHLYYAGMDPLASLRTYAHRVDYLHFKDIDPAVFDQVLNERIRFFAACARGVMCPIGRGVIDYPALHRLLHELGYQGCITVEQERDPRNAASSLEDVAASRAYLSRIGF is encoded by the coding sequence ATGGCGATTCACATCTGCACGGCGCCCTGCTGCTGGGGCGTCGATGACATCAAGAACCCGTTCCTGCCGCCGTGGCAACGGGTGTTGGGCGAAGCCGCCGAGGCCGGTTATCGCGGCATCGAGTTGGGGCCTTGCGGCTATCTGCCGCTGGAGGCCGAGACCCTCAGCCCAGCGCTGTCGGAGCACGGCCTTCACATCGTCGCGGGGACGATTTTCGATGACTTGGTAAGTCCGGCCAACCTGCCGGAGTTGCTGCGCCAGGCCCACGCCATTTGCGGATTGCTCAAACAGTTGCCGCCCATCGAACCACAACCCGGCCAACGCTTCGGTGGCCCCTACCTGGTGATCATCGACTGGGGCCACGAAGAACGCGACTACGCGGCCGGCCACTCGGACCGCGCGCCACGCCTGGACGACGCGCGCTGGAACGCCATGATGGCGCACATCCGCGCCGTCGCCGACATCGCCTGGCACGCCTACGGCATCCGTGCCGTCATCCATCCTCACGCGGGCGGCCACATCGAATTCGCCGATGAGCTGGCGCGGCTGGTGGATGATATTCCCCACGACGTCGCCGGATTGTGCCTGGACACCGGGCACCTCTATTACGCAGGCATGGACCCCCTCGCATCGCTGCGTACCTACGCTCATCGCGTGGATTACCTGCACTTCAAGGACATCGACCCGGCGGTCTTCGACCAGGTGTTGAACGAACGCATCCGCTTCTTCGCAGCCTGCGCCCGGGGCGTGATGTGCCCGATCGGGCGTGGCGTCATCGATTACCCGGCGTTGCATCGCCTCCTACATGAGCTCGGTTACCAAGGCTGCATCACCGTCGAACAGGAACGCGACCCGCGCAATGCCGCCAGCAGCCTGGAAGACGTGGCGGCCAGCCGCGCCTATCTATCCCGCATCGGTTTTTAA
- a CDS encoding LacI family DNA-binding transcriptional regulator, with the protein MSKQPRRKLRPTMADVAREAGVSLSTVDRVLNLRADVRADTAQRIAAAAGRLGFHAKAVIEQRVLNDRPTLRLGFLLQKSGVPFYQGLAHALSNAAATCARARIRVVIGYLDDLDPVNVAQRILALRDQVDGLGVVAVDHPRVREAVAQLRETGISVVALLSELSSSAGTGYAGLDNRLTGRTAGWFISRLARQPGPAAVMLSSQRFQCQELCELSFRSYLAEQSGEWELLASRLTLEDDEFAYGNTLDLLTAEPDLAGLYVAGGGIAGVLRALRSLQEQQLRLPVVVCHDLTPLTRDALKTGLVQAVLSHPVIALAEEAVDALVEAATATLAGPVARRVVPLQVDVPESV; encoded by the coding sequence ATGTCAAAGCAACCCCGCCGAAAACTACGACCGACCATGGCCGACGTCGCCCGGGAAGCCGGCGTGAGCCTGTCGACCGTCGACCGAGTTCTGAACCTGCGCGCCGATGTCCGCGCCGACACCGCCCAGCGCATCGCCGCGGCGGCCGGGCGCTTGGGTTTTCATGCCAAGGCCGTGATCGAGCAACGGGTGCTCAACGACCGTCCCACCTTGCGCTTGGGCTTCCTGTTGCAGAAAAGCGGGGTGCCGTTCTACCAAGGGCTGGCCCACGCCCTGTCAAACGCCGCCGCCACCTGCGCGCGAGCGCGCATTCGGGTGGTCATCGGTTACCTGGACGACCTCGACCCCGTCAACGTGGCGCAACGCATCCTGGCCCTGCGCGACCAGGTGGACGGCCTCGGCGTGGTGGCGGTCGATCACCCCAGGGTGCGCGAGGCGGTGGCCCAATTGCGTGAGACAGGCATATCGGTGGTAGCGTTGCTGTCGGAATTGTCGAGCAGCGCCGGCACCGGCTACGCCGGCCTCGACAACCGCCTCACAGGCCGTACGGCTGGCTGGTTCATCAGCCGCCTCGCCAGGCAGCCCGGTCCAGCGGCGGTCATGCTCAGCAGCCAGCGTTTCCAGTGCCAGGAATTGTGCGAACTGAGCTTTCGCAGCTACCTGGCGGAGCAGTCCGGTGAATGGGAACTGCTCGCCTCGCGCCTGACCCTGGAAGACGATGAATTCGCTTATGGCAATACGCTCGACCTGCTCACGGCAGAACCCGACCTGGCGGGGCTCTATGTGGCTGGCGGCGGCATCGCCGGGGTGTTGCGCGCCCTGCGTAGCCTTCAGGAACAACAGCTTCGCCTGCCCGTGGTGGTGTGCCATGACCTCACGCCGCTGACCCGCGACGCGTTGAAGACCGGGTTGGTCCAGGCAGTACTTTCCCATCCGGTGATCGCCTTGGCGGAAGAGGCCGTCGATGCCTTGGTCGAGGCTGCGACGGCCACGTTGGCAGGGCCGGTGGCGAGGCGGGTGGTGCCGCTGCAGGTTGATGTACCGGAAAGCGTCTAG
- a CDS encoding chalcone isomerase family protein has translation MSLALALYASDALADWREALPGADLIGEADFRWYGFAVYRARLWSTVSKPSLDTPFALELDYRRRISKQDLVETSLEEMQRVTGTVQDAGRLEAWAAQMRGAFVDVQPGTRITGVYLPGQGSRFYVDGRLSREIADTLFSRCFFSIWLDPRTRHPELRQRLLGLDTSNAKRSTP, from the coding sequence ATGAGCCTTGCGCTGGCGCTGTACGCCAGTGATGCCTTGGCGGATTGGCGCGAGGCCTTGCCCGGAGCGGATCTGATCGGCGAGGCAGATTTTCGCTGGTACGGGTTCGCCGTCTACCGGGCGCGGCTCTGGAGCACCGTGTCCAAGCCGAGCCTGGACACGCCTTTTGCCCTTGAACTCGATTATCGGCGCCGCATCAGCAAGCAGGACCTGGTCGAAACCAGCCTTGAGGAAATGCAACGCGTCACCGGCACGGTGCAGGATGCCGGGCGCCTGGAAGCCTGGGCGGCGCAGATGCGCGGTGCCTTTGTCGATGTGCAACCCGGCACTCGCATCACCGGCGTGTACCTGCCCGGCCAAGGCAGTCGCTTTTATGTCGATGGACGCCTTTCCCGCGAGATTGCCGACACGCTGTTCTCCCGATGTTTTTTCTCGATCTGGCTCGATCCGCGCACGCGTCATCCCGAGTTGCGCCAACGATTGCTGGGGCTCGATACGTCAAACGCAAAAAGGAGCACGCCATGA
- a CDS encoding DUF3833 domain-containing protein — MIRLLAILMLVIGLTSCGNVNVDRYADQQPRLDLAHFFSKPVKAWGIYQKRSGEVIKRFEVDISSRREGDRLILDERFLYSDGSRQRRVWTLTPTGEGLWSGRADDVIGEAQGEVAGNALRWRYRLNLQVDDSTYEVTFDDWMYLMDEDTLINRSSMSKAGIELGQVTLFFRRQAGDLP; from the coding sequence ATGATCCGTCTGCTGGCCATCTTGATGTTGGTGATCGGCCTGACCAGTTGCGGCAACGTGAACGTTGACCGCTATGCCGACCAGCAACCGCGACTCGACCTTGCGCATTTCTTCAGCAAACCCGTCAAGGCCTGGGGCATCTATCAGAAGCGCTCGGGCGAAGTCATCAAGCGTTTTGAAGTGGATATTTCCAGTCGCCGCGAGGGTGATCGGCTGATTCTCGACGAGCGCTTTCTCTACAGCGACGGCAGCCGGCAGCGTCGGGTCTGGACATTGACGCCTACCGGCGAGGGGCTTTGGAGCGGCCGCGCCGACGATGTGATTGGCGAGGCGCAGGGGGAGGTGGCGGGCAATGCATTGCGCTGGCGCTATCGATTGAACCTGCAAGTGGACGATTCCACTTACGAGGTGACGTTTGACGACTGGATGTACCTGATGGACGAGGACACGCTGATCAACCGCTCCAGCATGAGCAAGGCCGGCATCGAATTGGGACAAGTGACGCTGTTCTTCCGTCGCCAGGCAGGGGACCTGCCATGA
- a CDS encoding DUF6482 family protein: MTLKELLELAVEGRIVELELLSLEGGIYLLQVRLDREVRTLLDESGRSFRVRSTTHLRELLRDVPRLPCTLVQRVVHDEMCGQREGPIEPLRLPLFLDEPW, encoded by the coding sequence ATGACGTTGAAGGAGTTGCTTGAGCTGGCGGTCGAAGGGCGGATAGTCGAGTTGGAATTACTGTCGCTGGAAGGCGGCATCTACCTGCTGCAAGTCCGGTTGGACCGGGAGGTGCGCACATTGCTGGACGAGTCTGGACGCTCGTTTCGGGTACGCTCCACCACGCATCTTCGGGAGCTGTTGCGTGATGTGCCGCGCTTGCCATGCACACTGGTTCAACGGGTTGTCCACGACGAGATGTGCGGTCAGCGTGAAGGGCCGATCGAGCCGTTGCGCCTGCCGCTTTTCCTCGATGAGCCTTGGTAG
- a CDS encoding cyclopropane-fatty-acyl-phospholipid synthase family protein translates to MSEPTLSVTKATTGCPLSGGLFKQIVLAQLRRLRHGHLRLVLDGEPLSFGDVASPLVAEVEILDGAVWGMVAGNGSIGAGEAYIHGYWRSNDLTAVTRLFVANLTVLDAMDSGLARLGRPLLRGLHWLNRNSRKGSRRNIMAHYDLGNELFERLLDPTMMYSAAMFEHAEQSLEQAQINKLERICQKLDLRPGDHLLEIGTGWGSLAIHAATHYGCKVTTTTLSQEQFAHTCRRVDALGLGQRIEVLCQDYRDLQGRFDKLVSIEMIEAVGHRYLPEYFRRCAALLKDDGLMLIQAITIRDQRYDQARRSVDFIQRHIFPGGALPSLSMLLRTASVQTPLNLLHLEDFGAHYARTLRHWHDNFRQSRQALLELGYDETFQRLWEFYLCYCEGGFQERAIGVAQLLFAAPGARPAPLLEQRQA, encoded by the coding sequence ATGTCCGAACCCACCCTGAGCGTCACTAAGGCCACCACGGGCTGTCCGTTGAGCGGTGGCCTGTTCAAACAGATCGTGCTCGCACAACTGCGCCGCCTGCGTCACGGCCACCTGCGCCTGGTGCTCGATGGCGAGCCGTTGAGCTTTGGCGACGTGGCCAGCCCCCTGGTGGCCGAGGTCGAGATACTGGACGGCGCCGTCTGGGGCATGGTCGCCGGCAATGGTTCGATCGGTGCCGGCGAGGCTTACATCCACGGCTACTGGCGCAGCAATGACCTTACCGCGGTCACTCGCCTGTTCGTCGCCAACCTGACGGTGCTCGACGCAATGGACAGCGGCCTGGCTCGCCTGGGCCGGCCATTGCTGCGCGGGTTGCACTGGCTCAATCGCAACAGCCGCAAGGGCTCGCGGCGCAACATCATGGCCCATTACGACCTGGGCAATGAGCTGTTCGAACGCTTGCTCGACCCGACGATGATGTATTCGGCGGCCATGTTCGAACACGCCGAACAGAGTCTCGAACAGGCCCAGATCAACAAGCTCGAACGCATCTGCCAGAAGCTCGACTTGCGACCCGGCGACCACCTGCTGGAGATCGGCACCGGGTGGGGCAGCCTGGCCATCCATGCCGCTACCCATTACGGCTGCAAAGTCACCACCACGACCCTTTCCCAAGAGCAGTTTGCGCACACGTGCCGGCGTGTCGATGCACTGGGCCTGGGGCAACGCATCGAGGTGCTGTGCCAGGACTACCGCGACCTGCAGGGACGCTTCGATAAACTGGTGTCCATCGAGATGATCGAAGCGGTCGGTCATCGCTACCTGCCCGAGTATTTCCGCCGCTGCGCCGCCCTGCTCAAGGACGACGGCCTGATGCTGATCCAGGCCATCACCATCCGCGACCAGCGTTACGATCAGGCCCGGCGTTCGGTGGATTTCATCCAGCGCCACATCTTTCCCGGTGGGGCGCTGCCATCACTGTCGATGCTGCTCAGGACCGCCAGCGTCCAGACCCCACTCAACTTGCTGCACCTGGAAGATTTCGGCGCGCACTACGCCCGCACGCTGCGCCACTGGCACGACAACTTCCGGCAGTCGCGCCAGGCCCTGCTTGAGCTGGGTTATGACGAGACTTTCCAGCGCCTTTGGGAATTTTATCTGTGCTACTGCGAGGGCGGCTTCCAAGAGCGCGCCATTGGCGTCGCGCAACTGCTGTTCGCCGCACCCGGGGCCCGCCCCGCGCCCTTGCTGGAGCAGCGTCAAGCATGA
- a CDS encoding DUF1365 domain-containing protein, whose amino-acid sequence MNSSVCHGWIDHRRHGPRVHGFRYPIGMLYLDLAEQAQMLGLSRLLRPWRLAPLCWRERDYLPALTHGGMPLVQAVREIVGQALGCAPQGAIHLLTQPRSWGLSFNPVSFYFCHETDGRLAAILCEVRNTPWRERHHYVLPVTPGEPHLFQVAKSFHVSPFLPLDMDYRMRFLIQDSHIRVRMENWRAGHKVFEADLSLDRRPLDAPALRRHVLAFPWMSLRTVSAIYWQALRLLFKRTPLHDHQASDGDLSVGETAHKDPDHVRTHPERH is encoded by the coding sequence TTGAACAGCAGCGTGTGCCATGGCTGGATCGATCATCGGCGCCATGGGCCACGCGTCCATGGGTTCCGCTATCCGATCGGCATGCTCTACCTGGACCTTGCCGAGCAGGCGCAGATGCTCGGCCTGTCACGCTTGCTGCGGCCATGGCGCCTGGCGCCGCTGTGCTGGCGTGAGCGTGACTACCTGCCGGCCCTCACCCACGGGGGCATGCCGCTGGTTCAAGCGGTGCGCGAAATCGTCGGGCAAGCACTGGGCTGCGCTCCTCAAGGCGCGATCCACCTGCTGACCCAGCCGCGCAGTTGGGGCCTGTCCTTCAATCCGGTGAGTTTCTATTTCTGCCACGAAACCGACGGGCGCCTGGCAGCGATTCTCTGCGAAGTGCGCAACACGCCCTGGCGTGAGCGCCACCATTACGTGCTGCCAGTAACCCCCGGCGAGCCGCACCTGTTCCAGGTCGCCAAGTCGTTCCATGTCTCGCCGTTCCTACCATTGGACATGGACTATCGCATGCGCTTTCTCATCCAGGATTCGCACATCCGTGTACGCATGGAGAACTGGCGCGCCGGCCACAAGGTGTTCGAGGCGGACCTTTCATTGGACCGTCGTCCACTCGACGCGCCAGCACTGCGTCGCCATGTGCTGGCATTTCCGTGGATGAGCTTGCGCACCGTGAGCGCCATCTATTGGCAGGCCCTGCGCCTGCTCTTCAAACGCACGCCCCTGCACGATCATCAGGCCAGCGATGGTGACCTGAGTGTCGGCGAAACCGCCCATAAGGATCCAGACCATGTCCGAACCCACCCTGAGCGTCACTAA